Sequence from the Williamwhitmania sp. genome:
AATGGGTACAGCAGTGCCTTTCACCGCAGCTATTGACGGTGCTAGCAAGGTAATCACCATCACGCCAACCTCAAGTCTCACCCCTGGACAACTATACTACCTAGCTATTGCCCCAGTTCAAGATGCTGCCGGCAACGCTACTGTTGACCAGAGCATCACCTTTACAACTGCAGCCACGCTGAGCACTGCCACCGAAATTACAGGTTTTACACTTGCTAGTGTTGATGGCACCATTGATGCACCAAACCACACGGTTAGCGTGGTGTTACCTTACGGAACCGACGTTACCGCCCTTGTTCCAACCATCACCCTTTCAGCTGGTGCTACCGTTGACCCTGCCAGCGGAGTGGCTCAGGACTTTACCAACCCAGTTACCTACACAGTAACTGCTGAAGATGGAGTAACAACAATGCCTTGGATGGTTACCGTTACTTTCGCAGCCCCTGAGTTCACCGCCACCTATCCAAAATCGGCTAACGTTGGTAAAAATCAATTTGATGTAGTGGTAAATTTAAAGAGTGCTGCAAAGGTATACTTCCTAGAGCAAGCCTCAGGTACTGCTGCACCTACCAGTGCTGATGTAAAGGCATCAGGTACTGTTATCGATGTTACTACCGCTGCTACAGATTTCTCCTCCACCATAACTGGACTATCTGCAAGCACCGCCTACGATGTTTATTTTGTAACTGAGGACAACGCAGGAACCATACTTATGGATACCCCTGTTAAGCTAACTGTTACCACATCAGCCGGCACCTTAACCATTCACGACGTTCAGTACACCACCGACGCTTCGGGTGACAGCCCATACAATAACCAAGTAGTTACCCTCAACGGCACCGTTACCTCGCTTAAATACACTGCTGCTGGTGCCTACTCAGGTTTCTACATTCAGGATGCTGCCGGTGCTTGGAACGGTATTTATGTATACACCAGCACCTATACCGTTGCACAAGGTGATAACGTATCTGTAACAGGTACCGTAGTTGAATATAAGGGAACAGGAACTAACCTTTCTGGCCTTACTGAAATTAGTCCTGCTACGGATGTTACAGTTATCAGCTCGGGTAACCCACTTCCCGATGCAACACTTGTAACTAC
This genomic interval carries:
- a CDS encoding Ig-like domain-containing protein; protein product: MKLKTLLTTLLTTTLLVTTAATGFGQLLLNENFDYGTTSGNLTTITTNWAGFSGTTQVGYIATSLSMADYQSSGIGGAATYNTANSEDITRTFAVQSSGSIYASFLLSATNSSTSGTYFFTFRNNAGAFFGRLQSKQGSAAGKLVFGIGAGSTITFGTNEYDENTTYLVVIKYDFVDGAANDVASLYILTAPTNTIPATPEATSTSSSDPTELSAVAIRQASGCGTGTIDGMRVANTWQEAAGIDMTAPVATFDPADVATGVSSAVNPTITFDEPVFAIGGAAITDPTSLITLTETDAMGTAVPFTAAIDGASKVITITPTSSLTPGQLYYLAIAPVQDAAGNATVDQSITFTTAATLSTATEITGFTLASVDGTIDAPNHTVSVVLPYGTDVTALVPTITLSAGATVDPASGVAQDFTNPVTYTVTAEDGVTTMPWMVTVTFAAPEFTATYPKSANVGKNQFDVVVNLKSAAKVYFLEQASGTAAPTSADVKASGTVIDVTTAATDFSSTITGLSASTAYDVYFVTEDNAGTILMDTPVKLTVTTSAGTLTIHDVQYTTDASGDSPYNNQVVTLNGTVTSLKYTAAGAYSGFYIQDAAGAWNGIYVYTSTYTVAQGDNVSVTGTVVEYKGTGTNLSGLTEISPATDVTVISSGNPLPDATLVTT